The proteins below are encoded in one region of Oncorhynchus kisutch isolate 150728-3 linkage group LG14, Okis_V2, whole genome shotgun sequence:
- the LOC109903470 gene encoding ADP-ribosylation factor-like protein 4A, with translation MGNGLSDQIFPSLPSFQALHIVILGLDCAGKTTVLYRLRFNEFVNTVPTKGFNTEKIKVSLSAGGKSWRKAAFHFWDVGGQEKLRPLWRSYTRCADGIVFVVDSVDIERLEEAKTELHKITRLAENQGVPVLVVANKQDLRNSLPLHEMERSLALGELGNGTPWHLQPACAIIGEGLQEGLEKLHAMINKRKKTQKAQQKKR, from the coding sequence ATGGGGAATGGATTATCAGACCAGATCTTCCccagccttccttccttccaggcCCTCCATATTGTCATCCTGGGTCTGGACTGCGCCGGGAAGACCACTGTCCTCTACCGCCTTCGCTTCAATGAGTTTGTGAACACGGTCCCCACTAAGGGATTCAACACGGAGAAGATCAAAGTGTCCCTGAGCGCGGGCGGAAAGTCCTGGCGGAAAGCGGCGTTCCACTTCTGGGACGTGGGCGGTCAGGAGAAGCTCCGCCCCCTGTGGCGCTCGTACACGCGGTGTGCTGACGGAATTGTGTTCGTGGTGGATTCCGTCGACATCGAGCGCCTAGAGGAAGCCAAGACGGAGCTCCATAAGATCACGAGGTTAGCGGAGAACCAGGGGGTGCCGGTTCTAGTGGTGGCCAACAAGCAGGACCTGAGGAACTCTCTGCCGCTTCACGAGATGGAGCGCTCTCTGGCGCTAGGGGAGCTGGGCAATGGAACGCCCTGGCACCTGCAGCCCGCCTGCGCTATCATAGGGGAGGGGCTACAGGAAGGTCTGGAGAAGCTCCACGCCATGATCAACAAACGGAAGAAGACACAGAAAGCTCAACAGAAGAAGAGATGA